A single window of Solanum dulcamara chromosome 5, daSolDulc1.2, whole genome shotgun sequence DNA harbors:
- the LOC129889087 gene encoding uncharacterized protein LOC129889087, whose product MDSHQIVAKSKHRHYYSAFPSCFRRPIEVAAAATARPLALPQPPVAANPNLATSLYITHPGLFALTWSRNLFGRSFHIHFLLNESDGVVHDCNTMISSPHLSPSFHLHIKPFVFWKKQGSKKLDNNVHIFWDLSKAKFGSGPEPRSGFYIAAIVKGEMVLLVGDLPKEAYARTRVRKPEKNRNPTPNMVVRREHVCGNKLYITKANFGGKEREISIDCRIGEDPRLYFSVDNQRVLQIKHLKWKFRGNERIEVDGVPVLVSWDVYNWLFDDDEDGYALFMFKFEKSSLDEQFNNGIQMWSQQSCGFGFETKMMKKGVLRSSSSSSLSSASSSCSSVMEWASTEENELKDPSGFSLLVYAWKT is encoded by the coding sequence ATGGACTCTCATCAAATTGTTGCCAAGTCCAAACACCGCCACTATTACTCTGCTTTCCCTTCTTGTTTTCGACGCCCTATTGAAGTGGCTGCGGCCGCCACCGCTCGTCCTCTTGCTCTGCCGCAGCCACCAGTTGCTGCCAATCCCAACCTTGCCACCTCCCTCTACATCACCCACCCTGGCCTCTTTGCTCTCACTTGGTCCCGCAACCTCTTCGGCAGATCTTTTCACATCCATTTCCTCCTCAACGAATCTGATGGGGTTGTTCATGACTGCAATACTATGATCTCTTCTCCTCATCTATCCCCTTCTTTCCATCTTCACATCAAGCCCTTTGTTTTCTGGAAGAAACAGGGCTCCAAGAAGCTCGATAACAATGTTCACATCTTTTGGGATCTTTCCAAAGCGAAATTCGGATCTGGTCCTGAACCTCGATCTGGATTCTACATCGCCGCTATCGTTAAAGGCGAAATGGTTCTTCTCGTCGGTGATTTACCAAAAGAAGCTTATGCAAGAACCCGAGTTCGAAAGCCAGAGAAGAATAGGAATCCGACTCCAAACATGGTGGTGAGGAGGGAACATGTCTGTGGGAACAAACTGTACATAACAAAAGCAAACTTTGGtggaaaagagagagaaatctCAATTGATTGCAGGATTGGGGAAGATCCAAGGTTGTATTTCAGCGTGGACAACCAAAGGGTGTTGCAGATTAAGCACTTGAAATGGAAATTCAGAGGAAACGAGAGGATTGAAGTAGATGGGGTTCCAGTACTGGTCTCATGGGATGTCTATAATTGGTTGTTTGATGATGACGAAGATGGCTATGCTCTTTTCATGTTCAAATTTGAGAAATCAAGTTTGGATGAGCAATTCAATAATGGAATTCAGATGTGGTCCCAGCAATCTTGTGGATTTGGGTTCGAGacgaagatgatgaagaaaggCGTATTGagaagttcatcttcttcatctttatcTTCAGCATCTTCAAGTTGTAGCTCTGTAATGGAGTGGGCTAGCACGGAAGAAAATGAATTGAAGGATCCTTCTGGATTTTCTTTACTGGTTTATGCTTGGAAGACCTGA